The genomic region catggAGGAAGTTGAAACCTCGCCCTTCCGTATTCTAATTCAtgtcaatgagccggccggagtgaaacgttcggtccggtcggctcatttttgcgccatatatGCTTTTCcaacggacctaaaaccgtggttgaccagagttttaggtccgggggaaaatcgcatacagcgcaaaaatgagccgaccggaccggaccggattgaaatgaattacatacgggagcgcgaggttttagctcccccctgccatatgcgctcccgtatgggagaaaacgtgatgtgaaccagcttTAATAAGAAATTACCTGTGAGTTGCATATTTATGGGTGAATACGTCCTGTGAGAGTGAGAGTAAAACGTGTATTATCTTTCTAAAGGGTTCTGCAGTCTCCAGAAATCTAATGATGGCCACATTATTTTGTTACAGTGGTCTCCCAACGGTGGACCtccttttttctttaaagtggtactccagaggGAGGGAAAAAATCCCCCGACAcccaaaagttatacagattagtaaattatttctatttaaaaatcttaagactTCTagtaccccatagcaaacctctcctattctggacagttcctgacacagacagaagtggcagcagagagcactgtggtcagagtggaaagcactatacaacttcctcagaAGCATATTGCAGCTAAAAAGTACCAGAAGGCTATATATAAATGACTAGGTCATGTAGATGCtttacttgtctttttttttttgcgtcgagCTTCTGTATTCGGCTCACAAATCCCTTCAAACTTCTGCTCACTCATTGTggtatccactgctcaggaaagggcgtgtccaagacaagcacagactaTGCTCTCACTTCCTCCCTGggtcactacaggctgctcagtaaCTCCTtgctttctggttttatgctacagGCTAATAGACAGgacggacaggagtgagcacagaggagtactagtcccgCCCTCATTTCCTGGACTTTGTACCGGACTGTCTTTCAGCTGGAAAAAATataatgctgcagccggacaggattatattctgtatggtatggggacccctagtggtcttttttttaaaaaaaattataagccactgtaatttttttatgacgtatattaaaaaagttaatgtttttccaagatgtacaaattttttttttaaaaagtctttgattctgacagtgctggAAGgtcttagttttttatttttttttaatagaagtgatttacaaatctgtatcaattttctggcaccagttgattggaaaacattttcttccctacaggagtaaccctttaacccattTCCGAACAAAACAATATTAGTTTTTCCCTCATCACTTCCTAAGATcaagataaagggggggggggcttttaacATTTTCTGCACCAGTACAGATTGGCTAGAGTGTACAAACTTATTGCGCAAGCacagtctaaaaaaaaataaaaaatatgggtgcaAAGAACAGAATTTGAACAAAAATCTTGCCATTCTTTGCTGGTGCAGGGAATAGGGAATGATAAATTCCTtgaaaaagtcttttttttttctgttaaatgAGGGCTAGTTGATTGCGGGACAAGTTATACTTTTTATTGGCACCTTCCATTTTGCAGTATAATGTATTAAtcaactgtgaaaaaaaatatttgtgggataaAGCATTACTGGATCCGCCCTCTGTGACTGGAAAATGAATCACAACCACAGCAAATAGAGTTACTTTTCAATTGCAGAGAACTGAGAACAGCGTTGGAATGCAGACCTCCTGACCTGTCAAGTCAAGGGGCCAAACTGGGGACCTGACAGGTTTTactttaatagtctggacatttcttcATGCAGCAATGCTAAATATaagtaattattttcttttttccatccacagaccaatacaagggcttgttttttgtgtgaccaattgtactttgtaatgacacctttcatttttaaacttctctataattccacatatggggctgtatgagggctcattttttgcaccatgacctaTAGGTTTTatgggtaccatatttgtttggatgggaattttagattttttttttatttttttttttctgatatgctGTAACCAAAAATTGTTTACAAAGTATATtgtgcgggatcataaacattatatatatatacacatacatacatacatacacacacacactgctcaacaaatatagggaacactaagataacacatcctagatctgaatgaatgaactaatcgtatgaaatactttcgtctttacatagttgaatattGAAAATCACACCAAAAATTATGTccaagatgtgctcaatcggattcaggtctggggaacgggcggccagtccatagcatcaatgccttcctcttataggaactgctgacacactccagacacatgaggtctagcattgtcttgtattaggaggaacccagggccaaccgcaccagaatatggtctcacaaggggtctgaggatctcatctcggtacctaatggcagtcaggctacctctggcaagcacattaagggctgtgcggccccccaaagaaatgccaccccacaccattactgacccaccgccaaaccggtcatgcggaGGATGTTGCAGATAGCGGAACGTTCTTCACTAAAATTTTCCTTAAAAAATGTtattccttccagtgcttatcagctgctgtatgctccacaggaatttcttttctttttgaatttcctttctgtctgaccaaagtgctctctgctgacacctctgtccatgtcaggaactgtccagagtagaagcaaattcccatagcaaacctctcctgctctggacaattcctgacatggacagaggtgtcagcagagagcactgtggtcaaacagaaaggaaattcaaaaagaaaagaatttcctatggagcaaatagcagctgataagtactggaaggattaagattttttaatagaagtaatttacaaatctgtttaactttctggcaccagttgatttaaaaaataaaaatgttttccagtggagtaccccttttagtattTATTTAGCATTTTCAAAAATCAAGAACATACAGAACAAGATATAACATGTACTCCAGAAGTCACATGGCAAGGCCTAAACATTGTGAACAAGGGACACTGCAGTAAGTGCAATCAGCAgcataagggtgcatgcacactacgtttcttaagatacgggaccgtatacggctggggagaggggggcggagagtcgggggaggggcaaccgcacgctgccgtatgcggtcccgcatctaatgtatttcaatgagcgaccggagtgaaacgctgcctccggttggctccgttttgccccgtatacggtttcccgaccggacctacgAACGTAATCAACAGCGgtttaggtccggtcgggaaaccgtatacggggcaaaacggagccaaccggaggcagcgtttcactccggtcgctcattgaaatacattagatacgggaccgcacacggcagcgtgcggttgccccgctcccgactctccgcccccctctccccagccgtatacggtcccgtatcttaagatacgtagtgtgcatgcaccctaagacaGGGTATAAAGTACGAGTTAGCACACCACCCACTAGGCAAAAGAATAGGCATATACCCGGCACAGAACAGGTCCAACAATGACCGACAACCAACCCCATTCACACACCCTGGCACTCCTTCCCCTCCAGAACCACCAGGAAACAGACAACCATGCCAAATCAGAACTATTGggaataaacattatattttaatattttggacacGTACACAATGAAGAGATAACaaacatgtttattattttttaggggAGGGGCTATTATATAAATTCTTATTCGTATtcactgtgtaatgctatgcctAGTGCACAGCATTATACAGTGTCATTGACACTCCACTGAAACAGCTTGGCTAAGCTCATTGGATCCCCGCGCTCATGTCACGGGGTACGataagccccctgagctaaccaatATCTATTATTTATGTCTTAAGACGAGGTGATcgacattgatcacagcatctaaagggtttatgACAGAGAACGGCAGGAGAAATGCTCTTCATCATTAGCAGCGAGTGTCCAGCTACTCATAACAGCCGACACTCACCACTATGAAGATAGaacagctcctgcgctcgcttcaaaTTCACTTTATGCTCCAGggtacatgtacatcctggtgcattaagtcccGAGCTTCAATGGCAAACCTGTATGCCCATTATCTggataacaggttaaaaaaaaaaaaaaaaaggaaaaaaaaaaaaagagtactcaTTTCACAGCAGAAATTGACAAGCTGAGGATTTACATAATACTGCAGGTCAATTTGTGCATGAAAATTTTCACATCATGTAGATGAGAGGTGTTAAAATCACTTTTCTGCTAATCCATTAGGATtttccatcattttttttatccGAATAAAAAACCCACAGCAGACCTGCTACATGTGAACTAAACTTGAAAGGGTACTCCAGAGAGCtcaacccatagcccatccttttccTCTTagcaacctatttaattgtccaaATATCATTAAATAGCTATATAGAGCAATTTTACCTATTTGGTTGTCACTTATATGTATGAAGTGTGGGAATGAcatcttccagccatccattctgTCTCTGGCCAAACCCCTCTCtggaagcagcccccaccctcctgagagacacagacgaTGTGGTTTCTgctctgcactgatgagtcatgctctctttagtgctaagaactgggaggtgtgtgcagccttagccagacactgaacctctctctgctgctcagagcaggagggtgggagctgttctcagagagtgagcttgctggcagagcagagctgcaatgattgccatccttccctccccttgcctTCATCTCCCAGCAAACAAAATCAGGCAGCaaaagaagacaacaggggccacaggagcattgcatatcaggcaggatggtttacagggaatatatccaggtagtgtggtggctttggagcatttttatataaatactagggatcgaccgatatcgattttttagggccgataccgatactctgtggaggttagggccgatagccaataacttataccgtaatatctgtataagttatgggctatttatcccggcgacaccgctgcagatcattgatttaaagcgggcgctttaaatcaatgaactgcagcaacttttgcggtgccagagactgccgctgccacccgcttctctccccctgcctgtcctggggtcctcctgagtcctatcaccgacaCCAACAAAgcgacccccccccaccccaccgagCCGCACCCAGTCCAccgcgtcctcctgagctgtcactgtgcgcactgatggtgacgtcgcgttgaggacgtcactagtcattgcgcagcgcacaggacgccacaggagccagaagtagctcgGGCCTCGGGAACAGgttattataaaaccggggatgggggaggcaatggggcattaGCGGCGGTTGTCTCTGGCTGGGgcggggcggtgcattatcggcaaggtaattgccgataccgataacgtccaaaatcgtgaatatcagccgataatatcggccaaaccgaatcgataatcggtcgatccctaataaatacttccctggagtacccttttaatataaATGATAATATTTTACACCTGTATAACATtgcatataatatattgtatatgataTATTGTATAAAAACATGACCCATGTTCACGTTTCTTGTGTTTGGAAAGCAATGTCTTTAATGTTTCAGTACCGGACAGTAAATATTAATTTAAAATGTGCAAACAAACAATATCAATAATTAAACTTACACAAAACTGAATAGTGTGCCTGTTCTTCTATAATTTTATGTGTAAACAGACTAATCTAatagattgcaaaaaaaaaaaaaaaaaaaaaaaaaaccttccaacAGATGGTACAAAATGTGAGTAAAAAGTGACTAATTAATAATTGTGTTATAATGAAAACCCTGTCAGTTCCCACAGATACTACAGGGCTTTTACTGTTTGaatgtgaataaaatattttaaatattatcTTCTAtctttgcctttggctgtccgggcatgctgggagctgtagtttggcaacagctggatacacactgtttgggaaaacactgtCTTAGGGGGTAATTTATCAAGGCCCAAATAGGCATATATATCTGGGACATTGTGGCGCGACATTCGCTGGCATATATTGCTTTTTTCTACGGCCAAGTGTGCGTTTTGTGGTGTGGTTTCCTAAACACATAGTTTACGCACTTAATCAATGTCGACTCCAGCCAGGAGCAGGAGCAGGTAGCCATGCTGGGCTGGCTGACAAGTGGGCTCCACATGTATCAATGCCTGGTGAATCTAGTTGGTCAGCTTGGTATTGCAAATTACACCCAACACCTTAGACAGTGCCTAGTTGGGCAAATTATCCTGTAGAATGGCCAACAAAATGGTGATCTAAATGGACTTTGGCTATTTTttatatgtacagtggtccctcaagttacaatattaattggttccaggacgaccattgtatgttgaaaccattgtatgttgagacctgaactctatggaaacctggtaattggttctgaagccaccaatatgtcatccgaaaataggaaaaagtgaggattaaacaaaaataagtagataactaatatagataaagcaaatccttacatataaaagcaagaaagaaatgctgggaactgtaaatcactgactgtttcagtgttttccaaccaggctgcctccagctgttgcaaaattacaactcccagcatgcccggacagccaaaggctgtccgggcatgctgggagttgtagttttgcaacagctggaggcacccttgttgggaaacactggtctatgtagaggacaggagctttttcAGGGTCCTTTACagcacacacaatgtcctaaaaaagtaaaatggagccgcccttacttggtgtccaaaaggagcagctaaccctggcacaggtacagagtacagaacatgtaataccttcttgtactgtagggggcgctaccagacaccagtcagtgcatacacttcagtaaaacAGGGGTTTtaacagtaaaatgcccattctgattgctcggttcttccagccattgacaggtatcacagatctggactgtctgtacattgtatgttgagtctggtttcaagttacaatggtccagaaaagaccattgtatgttgaaactattgtatgttgaggccattgtaagttgagggatccctgTATGTTATATGGAAAAAGCAGTAGAaatctactttttattttatttctatttttttgcaTGGCcagggttaaaaggggtattccgggcaaaaacattttatcccctatccaaaggataggggataagatgtctgatcgtggggggcccgccgctgggaccccctgcgatctccctgaagTACTCGCATTCTATAcgtgagctgcgtctccagtttcggaaaccttccggtttccaggactgggacgtgacgtcacgccccctccattcatgtgctgcagggagatcgtgggggtcccagcggcaagcccccccccacccccccgaccagacatcttatccccttatcctttggatagaggataaagtgtttttcccggaatacccctttattcttTTTAAAAGAAACAAGGATAGCATTTCCtgtgaggctaggttcacacggcagaatttccaaaaGGAATTCCACGTAAATATTCCACTGCAGTCCTTTTGACtgatatccactgctcaggaaggggagtGTCCAATGCAAGCACCGAGCCCGCCCTCATATATCATGCAgtaacttcctccctgagtctgctgtgctgtttctcttcatccaatcactgcaggctgctctgtaaccccctcttctctgttttcagacaggagtctgacagACATGACAGGAGTGAGCCCAGCAGCGCTAGTTCCGCCCTCACTGTgcctcagctgggacaaagatgatgctgctggTATGAGgacacctagtggtcttttttataagccatgatttctataaaaaggaaatcattttttatgaagtatgttagaaaggttaatgttaacTTATAAAAGTTTTTGatgtgaaagtgcccatttaagcttaaAGCATGTAAAATCTGAAAACTCaagttgtatataaaaaaaacgtgacatctttaatatatttttttatatttatcataGGTGAGATGGTGACGACACATGGACACAAACCGTGAAATAAAGAAACATCAAGAGCTTCTCCTGAAGAAGATGTCATCTGTGTTAATCGTTTATGCGACACTTATAATCAGCACGAGTGTCGGTGCTGTGAGTGCAAACCTCATCCTACTCttactgtgtgtgtcacactTGAAACTGCGCACGGACACGTGGGGTTTAACGCTTAATCTCAGCCTATGTGACCTGATTTTTGGAATAAGTGTCATCTCAGTTGCCATATACAGCTGCTTAGAAGGCGGGACCTTCATGAATAATGGCGTTGCCTGTAAACTAGTAGGATTCCTTCTCGTCTTACTCCAGTTGGCATCAATAAATTCCCTGGTTTGGTCAACCGTGGACAAGTTTACAGAAATCTGTTTTCCTCTACGATACGCTCAAATAGTCACCAAGAGACGAATCTGGATTGTCTTGTTCTTTTTGTGGATTTATGCCATAGTGGTGGCCGCTCTACCTTTTATGGGTTTTGGAGACTACAGCTTCAATGAAGAAGTCTACGTGTGTTTGCCTTCACTGAACTCCACCACCATGGCCTACAGCATGATGATACTTAGCGCTGGTGTGATCACTCCGATATCAGCGATCAGCATATTGTACATTTCCATTATTCACATTGCCAGGAGTCAGGCGAAGAGAGGAACTTTTGTTTGCAACGACCAACATTGCTATTATGTGCCAATTCGGTCTTATTTTCGAAATACTCTCATTCTTATTTTCTCAGCATGTAAGTTTTAagctcattaataaatatatatgtaacaGGCAATAATAGACAAGCATATCCACAAGAAAAATGGGAGTATTCAAACCACCACTTGTACCTTCTACTCAAAATTGGTGGGGTAGAGATCAACAGTACTTTGGCTTGGAAGGTGGGGACTTTTTCAATGTGGGGACTTTTTCAAAATTCTTCTAGTAATAGTTCCTGtaccatatatataaagatatatatatatatatatatatatatatatatatatatatatatatatatatatacacacacacagacacacatatatatgtatactagctgagaacccggcgttgcccggtttttccttcctaatccttgttggggaggaaaataaacaaaggaggaagcttttgacttcataacccgtcctcatatagtgttgtcatatcctgacctcctatcccgtcatcatatcccgacctcctatcccgtcctcctatcccgtactcctatctcgacctcctatcccgtactcctatctcgacctcctatcccgtcctcctatctcgacctcctataccgtttttgtggaacatacatacatacatacacacgttgagttttatatatatagatattcatatgtttatttttttaaatccatataatacagtttttcccaacctcgggtgccttcagctcttgcaaaatgacaactctcagcatgcccagacagccgttggcaggcaccccggttgggaaaaacAGATCTATGGAAtgttatttaaagaaaaaaattataattctccCAGTACTGCCATTCCTCCCAACAGTGGAAACCAGCACAAAAATGCCACACCtagagtggtcctagtgccgacagTGCCTGTACACTTGGGATCTCCACCTGGAGATACTGTAGTGTGCATGGTTCCTAAAGCAGGACACAGGGGACACAGGGGACACAGGACCAATTGGGTTTCAATTGGTTAAATGTAAAATCTCAACATAAGCAACACCAGATGTGTCTGGCGGAGGGGGAGAGACGACTTATTTTTGTTCCCACCACATGAATTCCATGCATGTCTATTTAGCTAGTTGGCTAGCTTGTAGAATGTGTCTCTCGAACAGAAGACTATAGTATAAAAGGCATCTACATttaagaaaataggaaaaaatacgGTTTCAGGtaagggtcacacgtagcgtataTACGCAACGTATTTGACACTGCATATTTCTGTGCTAGCAAAGTCTATCGGAGTAATAATAAATAcccatagactttgctagcaATGAAATACACTGAGTCAAATACGCAGAGTATATGctacatgtgaaaaaaaaattttttttggacaTATCATGcagacgttaaaggggtattccaggaaaaaaacttttttttatatatcaactggctccagaaagataaacagatttgtaaattacttctattaaaaaaatcttaatccttccaataattatcagctgctgaagttaagttgttcttttctgtctgacaacagtgctttctgctgacacccctgtctgtctcgggaactgcacagagtagaagaggtttgctatcgggatttgcttctactctggacagttcccgagacaggtgtcatcagagagcacttagacagaaaagaacaactcaacttcagtagctcataagtactgaaaggattaagatttttttttttaatagaagtaatttacaaatctgttcaactttctggagccagttgaaaatttccgtgaaaacctctttaaaaattttttttttttttataggcccGGTTTTTAAAGTGgcggaggggcggggcgtgatgtcacacgggggcggaggcgttacctcacacgccgtcggccctgtggtcgccggtaatcagactgattataaatggggtgccacgtgcaagatcacgggggtccccagcggcgggactcccgcgatcaggtatcttttcccctatcctttggaaaggggataagatgtctaagcaccggagaacccctttaaaaaaatatatattctccGGAATGTCAGCATTTAAACAATAAACCTTGACTTACCCACTGTTGCTCCCCCTATGCTGCTGGAATTGTCGGCCTGTCCTCCCATCCCGGTCTTCTTCCTGATTCAGGGGGTCAACACGTGACGCTGccactcagctaatcactggcttCAGGGATGTCCTGCCTCAactggtgataggttgagcagCGGTGTCATGTATTTAGCCCAGGCACCAGAAAGAAGCTTGGAGTTTCCTCATTTAAAACCATGCAGTGCAACTCCCACTGACAACGGGAGATGGGGGACTGCGCAGAAGTAAAGCAATATGGTGCTTCTTTTCCACTTGTTCTGAAGCTAGTATGAGCTGCCATCCCCCTTGGGCTACCCCCAGCAGCTCAGTGTGAATCCACCCTTTGTAAATATAGGCCAATATTTTCTGTGGATAGTTACTTACTAATGGTTTAACGTTTATCTGTCACAAATTATTTAGTAGGCAAACTATCCACACAGTGTGTAAAATGATATTTAAAGTGCATGTATTGCCTAGATTTGTTTTAACGGATTAGagccaaatattaaaggggtactccggtgaaaaactttatttttcaactggtgccagaaagataaacagatttgcaaatgacttctattaaaaaaatcttaatccttcctgtacttattagctgctgaatactacagtggaaattcttttccgtttgaaacacagagctgtctgctgacatcatgaccacagtgctctctgccgacatctctgtccattttaggaactgtccagagtaggagaaaatcatatgctgctctggacagttcctaaaatggacagagatgtcagcagagagcactgtgctcatgatgtcagcagagagctctgtgtttcaaaaagaaaataatttccactgtagtattcagcagctaataagtacaggaaggattaagattttttaatagaagtaatttacaaatctgtttaactttctggcac from Hyla sarda isolate aHylSar1 chromosome 11, aHylSar1.hap1, whole genome shotgun sequence harbors:
- the LOC130295679 gene encoding melatonin receptor type 1C-like, whose protein sequence is MDTNREIKKHQELLLKKMSSVLIVYATLIISTSVGAVSANLILLLLCVSHLKLRTDTWGLTLNLSLCDLIFGISVISVAIYSCLEGGTFMNNGVACKLVGFLLVLLQLASINSLVWSTVDKFTEICFPLRYAQIVTKRRIWIVLFFLWIYAIVVAALPFMGFGDYSFNEEVYVCLPSLNSTTMAYSMMILSAGVITPISAISILYISIIHIARSQAKRGTFVCNDQHCYYVPIRSYFRNTLILIFSAFYLLICWIPSVTISLYEIFYTDNVPSILQMASIWLIVLTSGINPWVNSLAQRKYRKALLESWRKIKKMFQDMGSSSETPSENERHSSIQTPQSLPGHNMMNSIQT